Proteins co-encoded in one Campylobacter ornithocola genomic window:
- the trmD gene encoding tRNA (guanosine(37)-N1)-methyltransferase TrmD, producing the protein MKYTFVSLFPELIEPYFQFSILAKAKAKGILEFAFVNPRNFTTNRHLKVDDYKIGGGAGLLLQTQPLYDCLTHIKNQDANVHFIFLLPCAKTFKQVDAKRLCEKDHICFVSSRYEGLDERIVEEFANEIFSIGDFILTGGELASLVMSDAISRNIKGVLGNSESLNEESFENDLLEAPSFSKPFIFEKENKKFYVPSEFLKGNHAKITALKTTLASCKTKYFRPDLYQKHERKF; encoded by the coding sequence ATGAAGTATACTTTTGTAAGTTTATTCCCGGAGCTTATTGAGCCTTATTTTCAATTTTCGATTTTAGCAAAAGCGAAAGCAAAAGGTATTTTAGAATTTGCTTTTGTTAATCCTAGAAATTTCACTACTAACAGGCATTTAAAGGTAGATGATTATAAAATAGGTGGAGGTGCAGGACTTTTGTTGCAAACTCAGCCTTTGTATGATTGTTTAACACATATAAAAAATCAAGATGCAAATGTACATTTTATTTTTCTTTTGCCTTGTGCTAAGACTTTTAAACAAGTTGATGCTAAAAGATTATGCGAAAAAGATCACATCTGTTTTGTAAGTAGTAGATATGAAGGCTTAGATGAACGTATTGTGGAAGAATTTGCTAATGAAATTTTTTCTATAGGTGATTTTATACTTACAGGCGGAGAGTTGGCGTCTTTAGTAATGAGTGATGCTATAAGTCGCAATATCAAAGGTGTACTTGGTAATAGCGAAAGCTTGAATGAGGAAAGTTTTGAAAACGATTTATTGGAAGCTCCATCATTTTCCAAACCTTTTATTTTTGAAAAGGAAAATAAAAAATTTTATGTACCTTCAGAGTTTTTAAAGGGAAATCACGCTAAAATAACAGCTTTAAAAACTACTTTGGCGTCTTGCAAAACGAAATATTTTCGTCCTGATTTGTATCAAAAGCATGAACGCAAATTTTAA
- the rimM gene encoding ribosome maturation factor RimM (Essential for efficient processing of 16S rRNA) yields the protein MKNDLVQVAKLGKSVGLKGYVKLHNLSDFYEQFKIGAKFFDINQKIYTIKAFDKTRSLVLFEDFESVEIAKTLTNIILFQTIEATKETCKLKKDEYFYFDIIGCNVIENEQKLGVVEDILENGAGFLFCVKCDEKLQTKTKNFYIPYVDKYIQKIDIENKKIFTQSALDILENS from the coding sequence TTGAAGAATGATTTAGTCCAAGTTGCCAAACTTGGGAAAAGTGTTGGTTTAAAAGGTTATGTAAAATTACATAATCTTAGTGATTTTTATGAGCAGTTTAAAATAGGTGCTAAATTTTTTGATATTAATCAAAAAATTTACACCATAAAAGCTTTTGATAAAACTAGGTCTTTGGTTTTATTTGAAGACTTTGAAAGTGTTGAGATTGCTAAAACATTAACTAATATTATTCTTTTTCAAACTATTGAAGCTACAAAAGAAACTTGTAAGCTAAAAAAAGATGAGTATTTTTATTTTGACATAATTGGATGCAATGTTATTGAGAATGAGCAAAAATTAGGTGTAGTTGAAGACATTTTAGAAAATGGAGCAGGGTTTTTATTTTGTGTAAAATGTGATGAAAAACTGCAGACAAAGACTAAAAACTTTTATATCCCTTATGTTGATAAATATATTCAAAAAATTGATATAGAAAATAAAAAGATATTCACACAATCTGCTTTAGATATTTTAGAAAATTCATGA